A stretch of the Papaver somniferum cultivar HN1 chromosome 6, ASM357369v1, whole genome shotgun sequence genome encodes the following:
- the LOC113290447 gene encoding probable serine incorporator, translating into RTVKVVVWDLLLVLMFFVPDNIISLYGTLSNFGSGLFLLVPVIILLDATNTWNDVWVERGERKWYGKHFHLCIPLLAVFVCYITTLTISGLMFAWFNPSGHDCNLNVFFIVMTIILAFGFVIITLQANASLLPSSVISVYCSYVLYSALSSESRYYVCNGLNNSSNGVTTRKLILGMLTTVISVLYCACRDGSSLKSGDRNPFVNFEQRKDREPDAVLFGYSYTFFHLIFAFASVHSNMLITVSANTRAYQLIPDHIDADRHVLLIESSFPYKTLISETLSSPSSLTFDHSSIVPLPVSSIISNVVSIPSTNTIVTMNDHSMTTRGKGGIYKSKSYFATKHPLPVAFLSTITTCITADNKLVVWKVASVNEYTALQNMELGL; encoded by the exons AGGACTGTGAAGGTTGTGGTGTGGGATTTGCTCTTGGTCCTCATGTTTTTCGTTCCTGATAACATTATCTCATTATATG GAACATTATCAAACTTTGGATCGGGGTTGTTTCTTCTGGTTCCAGTTATTATACTGCTGGATGCCACAAATACATGGAATGATGTCTGGGTTGAGAGAGGTGAACGCAAATGGTACGGAAAACATTTTCATCTT TGCATACCGTTACTTGCTGTATTTGTGTGCTATATAACAACACTTACAATATCAGGACTAATGTTCGCTTGGTTCAACCCCTCAGGCCATGACTGCAATCTTAATGTGTTCTTTATTGTCATGACCATCATTCTCGCATTTGGTTTTGTAATTATTACATTGCAG GCTAATGCAAGTCTTTTGCCATCTTCTGTTATTTCTGTGTATTGTTCGTATGTGCTCTACAGTGCTCTCTCAAGTGAGTCTCGATATTACGTGTGCAATGGTCTCAACAACAGTTCAAATGGAGTAACCACGCGTAAGCTAATTCTTGGTATGCTCACAACAGTTATCTCTGTCTTGTACTGTGCTTGCCGGGATGGATCCTCACTAAAGTCAG GTGACAGAAACCCTTTTGTGAACTTTGAGCAGAGAAAGGACAGAGAACCTGATGCTGTGCTATTTGGTTATTCCTATACATTTTTCCACCTGATTTTCGCGTTCGCTAGCGTGCATTCAAACATGCTTATTACAG TATCAGCTAATACTCGAGCCTATCAGCTGATACCCGATCATATTGATGCTGACCG ACATGTTTTACTCATTGAATCATCTTTTCCATACAAAACTCTCATATCTGAAACtttatcttctccttcttctttaacctttgatcATTCATCTATTGTGCCACTTCCTGTTTCTTCCATTATTTCTAATGTTGTTTCCATTCCTTCTACCAATACTATTGTCACTATGAATGATCACAGCATGACTACTAGAGGTAAAGGAGGCATATACAAATcaaagtcttattttgctacaaaaCATCCTTTGCCTGTTGCCTTCTTATCTACAATCACCACTTGCATTACTGCTGATAACAAACTTGTTGTCTGGAAGGTTGCTTCTGTTAATGAATATACTGCTCTTCAAAATATGGaacttggtctttag